Proteins from one Microcoleus sp. FACHB-672 genomic window:
- a CDS encoding peroxiredoxin, translating to MTLPVGTAAPAFTAKDTTGNTVKLSDFAGRTLVLYFYPKDDTPGCTKQACSFRDSYSEYQGKDIVVLGVSRDDEGSHQKFTEKFSLPFPLLADVDGTIAKSYDVDGGNYAKRVTYVIDPIGKISQIYEGSTLNTETHAKDILAAMV from the coding sequence CCAAGGATACCACCGGCAACACCGTCAAACTGTCTGACTTTGCCGGCAGAACACTGGTTCTGTACTTCTACCCCAAAGATGATACCCCAGGCTGCACTAAGCAAGCCTGTAGCTTCCGGGACTCCTATTCAGAATATCAAGGCAAAGATATTGTTGTCCTCGGCGTTAGCAGAGATGATGAAGGTTCTCACCAAAAATTCACCGAGAAATTCAGCCTGCCGTTTCCCCTATTGGCTGATGTTGATGGCACCATTGCCAAATCTTACGATGTCGATGGAGGCAATTACGCCAAGCGCGTTACCTATGTGATCGATCCGATTGGCAAAATTTCGCAAATCTATGAAGGTTCAACTCTCAACACTGAAACTCACGCCAAAGATATTTTAGCTGCAATGGTCTGA